The proteins below come from a single Sorghum bicolor cultivar BTx623 chromosome 4, Sorghum_bicolor_NCBIv3, whole genome shotgun sequence genomic window:
- the LOC8056074 gene encoding chromatin assembly factor 1 subunit A — protein sequence MAGLSLRCGDCGAQLRSVEEAQAHAEATNHANFVESTEAVLNLVCSDCGKPCRSQTEVDLHTKRTGHTEFADKTAEAAKPIDLEAPLKPASEDAMDVDASASASAEPQEMVVPEVNKEMLTDLEGMGFSTARATRALHFSGNSTIEGAINWLSEHQEDADIDEMPLVPANSKTEANKPSLTPEEMKIKAQELRERARKKKEEEERRMEREREKERIRIGKELLEAKRIEEQNERKRMIELRRLEKEEEKRAREKIRQKLEEDKAERRRKLGLPPEDPAAAKPSAPPPVEEKKSALPVRPATKAERMRDCLRNLKQQNKDDDAKVKRAFQTLLTYIGNVAKNPDEEKFRKIRLTNATFQERVGNLHGGIEFLELCGFEKLEGNEFLFLAREKVDKAILNTAGAELNSAITNPFFGVL from the exons atGGCGGGGCTGTCGCTGCGGTGCGGCGACTGCGGCGCGCAGCTGCGGAGTGTGGAGGAGGCGCAGGCGCACGCCGAGGCCACCAACCACGCCAACTTCGTCGAGTCCACCGAGGCCGTCCTCAACCTTGTCTGCTCCGACTGCGGCAAGCCGTGCCGCTCCCAGACC GAGGTGGACCTGCATACCAAGCGCACGGGCCATACGGAGTTCGCGGACAAGACCGCGGAGGCGGCCAAACCCATCGATCTCGAGGCGCCGCTTAAGCCGGCCTCCGAGGATGCCATGGACGTCGACGCCTCGGCCTCGGCGAGCGCGGAGCCACAAG AGATGGTTGTCCCGGAGGTGAACAAGGAGATGCTCACGGACCTTGAGGGCATGGGTTTCTCAACAGCCCGCGCCACTAGGGCGCTTCACTTCTCTG GTAATAGCACCATTGAAGGTGCTATTAACTGGCTTTCTGAGCACCAGGAGGACGCAGATATTGATGAGATGCCTCTG GTACCGGCTAATTCAAAAACAGAGGCTAACAAACCTAGCCTGACTCCTGAGGAAATGAAGATTAAAGCACAGGAGCTAAG GGAGCGTGCACGtaagaagaaagaggaagaagaaagaagaatggaaagagaaaggGAGAAG GAAAGAATACGAATCGGAAAAGAACTTCTTGAAGCCAAAAGAATTGAGGAACAAAATGAAAGGAAACG CATGATAGAACTGCGAAGACTTGAGAAAGAGGAGGAGAAAAGAGCTAGAGAAAAAATCCGCCAGAAATTAGAAGAAGATAAG GCTGAAAGGAGAAGGAAACTAGGATTGCCACCAGAAGACCCAGCAGCTGCCAAACCAAGTGCACCACCTCCTGTTGAAGAGAAGAAG AGTGCATTACCTGTCAGGCCAGCCACAAAGGCAGAGAGGATGAGGGATTGCCTAAGAAATCTTAAGCAACAGAACAAG gaTGATGATGCTAAAGTGAAGAGGGCGTTTCAAACACTCCTTACTTACATTGGAAACGTTGCTAAAAATCCTGATGAGGAGAAATTTAGAAAGATCAGGTTGACGAATGCAACATTTCAG GAGAGGGTTGGAAATCTGCATGGGGGCATAGAGTTCCTGGAGCTCTGCGGATTTGAGAAACTCGAAGGCAAcgagtttttgtttttggcaaGGGAAAAAGTCGACAAGGCGATCCTGAACACAGCTGGAGCCGAGCTGAATTCTGCCATCACCAATCCTTTCTTCGGAGTCCTTTGA
- the LOC8056075 gene encoding stearoyl-[acyl-carrier-protein] 9-desaturase 5, chloroplastic, whose protein sequence is MSPMAAAAVGMSPMAAAVAASSFPSCGPFRCPAAATRPHCSVSRRRSFSSVVAMASAAQVRAPSRKPFAPPREVHRPVAHSLPPQKREIFESLDSWAADNILVLLKPVERSWQPQDYLPDAASESFADDVRELRERAQEIPDDYLVCFVGDMVTEEALPTYQTMLNTLDGGVRDETGASATSWAVWTRAWAAEENRHGDLMNKYLFLTGRVDMRQIEKTIQYLIASGMDPKTETNPYMGFVYTSFQERATFISHGNTARHARRYGDAKLAQICGTIAADEKRHESAYERIVAKLFEVDPDYTVRAFADTMRKKVAMPAHLMYDGHDDALFARFSAVAQRLGVYTARDYADILEFLVRRWGVQDLTGLSGEGRRAQEFVCELGPRFRRLEERAHDKAKDKDTEFAPFSWIHGRQVQL, encoded by the exons ATGTCTCCcatggcagcggcggcggtcGGCATGTCTCcaatggcggcggcggtggcggcatcATCGTTCCCTTCCTGCGGCCCCTTCCGTTGCCCGGCAGCGGCGACGCGTCCTCATTGCTCGGTGAGCAGGAGGAGATCCTTCTCCTCGGTGGTGGCCATGGCTTCCGCAGCCCA GGTGAGAGCTCCGAGCAGGAAGCCGTTCGCGCCTCCTCGCGAGGTGCACCGGCCGGTGGCGCACTCGCTGCCGCCGCAGAAGCGGGAGATCTTCGAGTCGCTGGACTCGTGGGCGGCGGACAACATCCTGGTGCTCCTCAAGCCCGTGGAGCGGTCGTGGCAGCCGCAGGACTACCTCCCCGACGCCGCCTCCGAGTCCTTCGCCGACGACGTCCGCGAGCTTCGGGAGCGCGCCCAGGAGATCCCCGACGACTACTTGGTCTGCTTCGTGGGCGACATGGTGaccgaggaggcgctgccgacgTACCAGACCATGCTCAACACCCTTGATGGCGGCGTCCGCGACGAGACCGGCGCCAGCGCCACCAGCTGGGCGGTGTGGACCAGGGCGTGGGCCGCCGAGGAGAACCGGCACGGCGACCTCATGAACAAGTACCTCTTCCTGACGGGGAGGGTGGACATGAGGCAGATCGAGAAGACGATCCAGTACCTCATCGCCTCCGGGATGGACCCCAAGACGGAGACCAACCCGTACATGGGCTTCGTCTACACCTCGTTCCAGGAGCGCGCCACCTTCATCTCCCACGGCAACACGGCGCGCCACGCCAGGCGGTACGGCGACGCCAAGCTGGCGCAGATCTGCGGCaccatcgccgccgacgagaAGCGGCACGAGTCGGCGTACGAGCGGATCGTCGCCAAGCTGTTCGAGGTGGACCCGGACTACACGGTGCGCGCCTTCGCCGACACCATGAGGAAGAAGGTGGCCATGCCCGCGCACCTCATGTACGACGGCCACGACGACGCGCTCTTCGCGCGGTTCAGCGCCGTCGCGCAGCGCCTCGGGGTGTACACGGCCAGGGACTACGCCGACATCCTCGAGTTCCTGGTCCGCCGCTGGGGCGTCCAGGACCTCACGGGGCTGTCCGGGGAGGGCCGCCGCGCGCAGGAGTTCGTGTGCGAGCTGGGGCCACGGTTCAGGAGGCTGGAGGAGAGGGCGCACGACAAGGCCAAGGACAAGGACACGGAGTTCGCGCCATTCAGCTGGATTCACGGCCGACAGGTCCAGCTCTGA
- the LOC8059573 gene encoding F-box/kelch-repeat protein At1g67480, with the protein MLAVSQEHLAHSQTCFRARMQLKPPTRPKLYSGLMPQEEFDSYCDLIPGLPEDLAKICLALVPRTHFPVMGAVSKRWMSFLESKELIAVRKEVGKLEEWVYVLTPDAGAKGSHWEILECSGQKQSPLPRMPGLTKAGFGVVVIGGKLFIIAGYSADHGKDCVSDEVYQYDSCLNRWTVLAKMNVARCDFACAEVNGVIYVAGGFGPNGESLSSVEVYDLEQNKWTLIEGLRRPRWGCFGCSFEGKLYVMGGRSSFTIGNSRFVDVYNPNNHAWDQVKNGCVMVTAHAVLGEKLFCIEWKNQRSLAIFNPADNSWQKVPVPLTGSSSTRFSFGVHEDKLLLFPLEEEPGYQTLMYDPAAPMGSEWCTSKLKPSGSCLCSVTIKA; encoded by the exons ATGCTTGCTGTGTCACAAGAACATCTTGCTCATTCACAGACGTGCTTCCGAGCAAGGATGCAACTCAAGCCTCCTACAAGACCCAAACTCTATTCAGGGCTCATGCCCCAGGAGGAATTCGATTCATACTGTGATCTAATACCAGGCTTGCCTGAAGACTTGGCAAAGATATGTCTTGCCCTTGTTCCTCGTACTCATTTTCCTGTCATGGGTGCAGTTTCCAAGAGGTGGATGTCATTTCTTGAGAGCAAGGAACTCATAGCTGTGAGGAAGGAGGTTGGGAAACTTGAGGAGTGGGTGTATGTCTTGACTCCAGATGCTGGCGCAAAGGGGTCGCACTGGGAGATCCTAGAGTGTTCAGGGCAAAAGCAGAGCCCTCTTCCGCGTATGCCTGGACTAACCAAAGCTGGGTTCGGTGTGGTTGTTATTGGTGGGAAGCTCTTTATTATTGCTGGCTATTCCGCTGACCATGGGAAAGATTGTGTTTCAGATGAGGTTTATCAATATGATTCTTGCCTTAACAG GTGGACTGTTCTTGCTAAGATGAATGTAGCTCGGTGTGACTTTGCCTGTGCAGAGGTCAATGGGGTGATATATGTTGCTGGCGGATTTGGTCCAAATGGCGAGAGTTTATCTAGCGTCGAAGTTTATGATCTAGAACAGAATAAATGGACACTGATTGAGGGCCTACGGAGACCACGGTGGGGCTGCTTCGGGTGCAGCTTTGAAGGGAAGCTCTATGTCATGGGTGGCCGTTCAAGCTTCACAATTGGCAACTCCCGTTTTGTTGACGTGTACAATCCTAATAACCATGCCTGGGACCAGGTCAAGAACGGCTGTGTGATGGTCACGGCTCATGCAGTCCTCGGCGAGAAGCTCTTCTGCATCGAGTGGAAGAACCAGAGGTCTCTAGCAATCTTCAACCCGGCTGACAACTCCTGGCAGAAGGTCCCCGTGCCGCTTACTGGTAGCTCAAGCACTCGTTTTTCCTTTGGGGTACATGAGGACAAGCTGCTGCTCTTCCCTCTGGAGGAAGAGCCTGGGTATCAGACGCTGATGTATGATCCTGCAGCTCCGATGGGGTCTGAGTGGTGCACATCGAAGCTGAAGCCATCAGGTTCTTGCCTGTGCAGCGTGACCATCAAAGCCTGA